From a single Apium graveolens cultivar Ventura chromosome 2, ASM990537v1, whole genome shotgun sequence genomic region:
- the LOC141707515 gene encoding DNA N(6)-methyladenine demethylase ALKBH1D-like: MLISKSRRRTRVDLRTQAEKISSQKSVNAGNSNIQENEKSLSISDEEKNLTRPKRLHQNMDSELTKNVKRHVPRAKSDPKIKREKESASHAEKQAVFSPFDICTCYNNKSLMGETLLPARNNRNHIDIEYPIIETRQILRPGMVLLTNYISLPEQVNIIKRCRELGLGPGGFCQPGYQHGGKLRLKMMCLGKMWDPETKYEEHSRSDVPRALGIPDDFVVLVKKALSDAHLLIKKNEVLEDVEEMLPGMSPDVCIVNYYTTNGKLGLHQEDVEEMLPGMSPDVCIVNYYTTNGKLGLHQDRDESKDSLQKGLPVVSLSVGDSAEFLYGDERDISKVETILLKSGDVMIFGGQSRHIYHGVASIKPNTAPPALLGSTNLRPGRLNLTFRQF, encoded by the exons ATGCTTATCTCAAAATCAAGAAGGAGAACCAGGGTTGACTTGAGAACCCAGGCTGAGAAGATTTCCTCTCAGAAGTCGGTAAATGCTGGAAATTCAAATATTCAGGAGAATGAAAAGTCCCTGTCAATAAGTGATGAGGAGAAAAATCTGACTCGTCCAAAGAGACTTCATCAAAATATGGATTCTGAGCTAACAAAAAACGTGAAGCGGCATGTGCCTCGTGCAAAAAGTGATCCAAAGATCAAGAGGGAAAAAGAATCAGCAAGTCATGCTGAGAAACAGGCTGTATTCAGCCCATTTGATATTTGCACTTGTTATAACAATAAATCTTTGATGGGCGAAACCTTGTTACCTGCAAGGAACAATAGAAACCACATCGACATTGAATATCCCATCATAGAAACAAGACAGATATTGAGACCAGGAATGGTTCTTCTTACAAATTATATCTCCTTGCCTGAACAG GTTAATATCATTAAAAGGTGCCGTGAATTAGGTCTTGGGCCAGGGGGATTTTGCCAACCTGGTTACCAACACGGAGGTAAACTCCGCCTAAAAATGATGTGTCTTGGTAAAATGTGGGATCCTGAGACAAAATATGAAGAACACTCTAGAAGTGATGTCCCTAGAGCACTTGGTATCCCTGATGATTTTGTTGTACTAGTAAAAAAGGCACTCTCGGATGCTCATCTCCTGATCAAGAAGAATGAGGTATTGGAGGATGTAGAGGAGATGCTTCCTGGGATGTCCCCTGACGTTTGCATAGTTAACTATTATACAACTAATGGAAAACTTGGTCTTCATCAG GAGGATGTAGAGGAGATGCTTCCTGGGATGTCCCCTGACGTTTGCATAGTTAACTATTATACAACTAATGGAAAACTTGGTCTTCATCAG GACCGCGACGAAAGTAAAGACAGTCTTCAAAAAGGTCTGCCTGTTGTTTCCTTGTCTGTTGGGGACTCGGCAGAATTCTTGTATGGGGATGAACGGGATATTAGCAAGGTTGAGACTATTTTGCTGAAATCAGGAGATGTGATGATATTCGGTGGCCAGTCTCGACACATATATCATGGTGTTGCGTCTATCAAGCCAAATACAGCTCCTCCGGCCTTGTTGGGAAGTACAAACCTCCGCCCTGGTCGTCTCAATCTTACTTTCAGGCAGTTCTGA